Proteins encoded by one window of Sphingosinicella sp. BN140058:
- the ubiB gene encoding 2-polyprenylphenol 6-hydroxylase — translation MTHPVVHVWRLLKWGRVLARHGALRGIERDPNTPAPVRRLARIARFGARIPAVPTYGDAFQELGPAAIKFGQALATRPDLVGAKAANDLQLLQDNLPAAPFSEVRAAIEQGLERPIEQIFSHIEKEPIGAASIAQVYRAVTTEGRQVAVKVLRPNIEEDFARALDTYQWAAAQVEGMGGDAARLRPRAVIAHFKQWTARELDLRREAASASELRQNLVAESGFYIPEIDWSRTARRVMTLEWIDGIKLTDRQALIDAGHDLPAMAATLVRAFLRQAVVDGFFHADLHQGNLFALPDGRLAAIDFGIMGRIDRQARVWLAEILYGLLTGNYRRVAEIHFEARYVPSHHSVDEFATALRAAGEPIRGLPVKDISIGQMLDSLFTITRDFDMKTQPHLLLLQKTMVMEEGVAHTLDPDINMWETAEPFLREWVRGELGPEAQLADRLVRDMRTLAMIPDLIRRIDYYYPAPGAAPPDPPMADIALVVKPRRYGGYVLTGLVSAALAVGATLLLT, via the coding sequence TTGACCCACCCAGTCGTTCATGTCTGGCGGCTCCTCAAATGGGGCCGAGTGCTCGCCCGCCACGGCGCGCTGCGTGGTATCGAGCGTGACCCCAACACCCCGGCCCCGGTTCGAAGATTGGCTCGGATAGCGCGCTTCGGCGCCCGAATCCCCGCAGTGCCGACCTATGGCGATGCGTTCCAGGAGCTCGGGCCTGCGGCAATCAAGTTCGGCCAGGCGCTGGCGACGCGGCCCGATCTGGTCGGCGCCAAGGCGGCGAACGACCTCCAGCTCCTGCAGGACAATCTGCCGGCGGCACCGTTCAGCGAAGTTCGTGCCGCGATCGAGCAGGGCCTGGAGCGCCCGATAGAGCAGATCTTCTCCCATATCGAAAAGGAGCCGATCGGCGCAGCGTCGATCGCCCAGGTCTACCGCGCGGTCACCACCGAGGGCCGTCAGGTGGCGGTGAAGGTGCTGCGACCGAACATCGAAGAGGATTTCGCGCGCGCGCTCGATACCTACCAGTGGGCGGCGGCCCAGGTCGAAGGCATGGGCGGCGATGCGGCCCGGCTACGGCCGCGAGCGGTGATCGCGCATTTCAAGCAATGGACCGCGCGCGAACTCGATTTGAGGCGTGAAGCCGCTTCCGCTTCCGAGCTGCGCCAGAATCTGGTCGCCGAAAGCGGCTTCTACATTCCCGAGATCGACTGGAGCCGCACCGCGCGGCGGGTGATGACCCTCGAATGGATCGACGGCATCAAGCTCACCGATCGCCAGGCGCTGATCGATGCAGGCCATGATCTGCCGGCAATGGCCGCCACCCTGGTCCGGGCCTTTCTTCGGCAGGCCGTGGTCGACGGCTTCTTCCATGCCGATCTTCATCAGGGCAATCTCTTCGCGCTTCCTGACGGGCGGCTGGCCGCGATCGACTTCGGCATCATGGGCCGGATCGATCGGCAGGCACGCGTCTGGCTGGCCGAAATCCTCTATGGGCTGCTGACCGGCAATTATCGCCGCGTCGCCGAGATCCATTTCGAGGCCCGCTACGTGCCGTCGCACCACAGCGTCGACGAATTCGCCACCGCTCTACGCGCCGCCGGCGAGCCGATCCGCGGCCTTCCCGTCAAGGACATCTCGATCGGGCAGATGCTCGATTCGCTGTTCACCATCACCCGCGATTTCGACATGAAGACGCAGCCGCATCTGCTGCTGCTTCAGAAGACGATGGTGATGGAGGAAGGCGTCGCGCACACGCTCGATCCGGACATCAACATGTGGGAAACGGCGGAGCCGTTCCTGCGCGAATGGGTTCGCGGCGAGCTCGGCCCCGAAGCGCAGCTGGCCGATCGCCTGGTGCGAGACATGCGGACCCTGGCGATGATCCCCGATCTCATCCGCCGGATCGATTATTACTACCCGGCGCCCGGGGCGGCCCCGCCCGATCCGCCGATGGCCGACATCGCCCTCGTGGTGAAGCCGCGCCGCTACGGCGGCTATGTTCTCACCGGCCTGGTTTCGGCCGCGCTCGCCGTCGGCGCGACATTGCTGCTGACGTGA
- a CDS encoding nucleotidyltransferase domain-containing protein, translated as MSAQAAHRLRAIPADLDAAAVTDVDTRLAEVRRDHGVTICFAIESGSRAWGFPSPDSDHDCRFVFVRALNAYLSPWPLREVIETPLDGLLDVNGWDLGKALKLLLKGNAVIVEWLMSPIVYDADAQTVEDLRAFAERFASRNGIAQHYLHLGEKQRRTYFADGKDVQLKKLFYALRPAAALRWLRLHPDRKIAPMHFPTLMAECAPPHDVAAITSALIARKAETRELGAAPLPRPIEAFVDGEFEAARRAFPATPAAPSAEAKHEADRLFRSTLLRSAEGPASTFRAALAT; from the coding sequence GTGAGCGCGCAGGCCGCGCACCGACTGCGCGCCATTCCTGCCGATCTCGATGCGGCGGCCGTCACCGATGTGGACACGCGGCTGGCGGAGGTCCGGCGCGACCACGGTGTCACGATCTGCTTCGCGATCGAGAGCGGCAGCCGTGCGTGGGGCTTCCCGTCGCCGGACAGCGACCATGATTGCCGCTTCGTGTTCGTGCGCGCGTTGAATGCCTATCTGTCGCCCTGGCCGCTGCGCGAGGTCATCGAAACTCCGCTCGACGGCCTGCTCGACGTCAACGGCTGGGATCTCGGAAAGGCGCTCAAGCTGCTGCTCAAGGGCAATGCGGTGATCGTGGAATGGTTGATGTCGCCGATCGTCTACGACGCGGACGCGCAGACCGTCGAGGACCTCAGGGCATTTGCCGAACGCTTCGCGAGCCGCAACGGCATCGCGCAGCATTACCTGCACCTCGGCGAAAAGCAGCGCCGCACCTATTTCGCCGACGGCAAGGACGTCCAGCTCAAGAAGCTGTTCTACGCGCTTCGTCCCGCCGCCGCGCTGCGTTGGCTGCGGCTGCATCCCGATCGGAAGATCGCGCCCATGCACTTCCCCACCCTGATGGCCGAGTGCGCCCCGCCGCATGATGTCGCCGCCATCACCAGCGCGCTGATCGCGCGCAAGGCAGAGACTCGGGAGCTCGGCGCCGCGCCATTGCCGCGCCCGATCGAGGCGTTCGTGGACGGCGAGTTCGAGGCGGCGCGGCGCGCCTTCCCGGCCACACCCGCCGCGCCGTCGGCCGAGGCGAAACACGAAGCGGACCGCCTCTTCCGATCGACGCTGCTGCGCTCAGCGGAAGGCCCTGCCTCGACTTTCAGGGCGGCGCTCGCCACATAG
- the coaBC gene encoding bifunctional phosphopantothenoylcysteine decarboxylase/phosphopantothenate--cysteine ligase CoaBC, whose amino-acid sequence MNGKRILLIVGGGIAAYKACELIRLIRKAGGSVRCVLTRSGAQFVTPMTLAALSEQPVHTSLWDLKDEVEMGHIQLSREADVVLVCPATADLLARMAAGIADDLATTLLLATDKPVIAVPAMNVRMWLHEATRRNVAQLRADGLTVIEPDEGAMACGEYGPGRLPEPDAIVTALSDHFAARAPAPLRGRHVLVTAGPTHEPIDPVRVIANRSSGKQGFAIADALARLGARVTLVAGPVALPTPAGIDRIDVETAAQMAAAVDEALPADAAVLVAAVADWRVEAADRKLKKGDGPPQLHWVENPDILAGLAAGRSRPPLLIGFAAETNDVVEAAIAKRQRKGCDWIVANDVSGTVMGGERNQIHLVTAEGVEHWDEAPKAAVAARLAQRIAEQLTGKTALR is encoded by the coding sequence GTGAACGGCAAACGCATTCTCCTTATCGTCGGCGGCGGCATCGCGGCCTACAAGGCCTGCGAACTCATTCGCCTGATCCGCAAAGCCGGCGGCAGCGTCCGCTGCGTGCTGACCAGGAGCGGCGCCCAGTTCGTGACTCCGATGACTCTCGCCGCTCTGTCGGAGCAGCCGGTCCATACCAGCCTCTGGGACCTCAAGGACGAGGTCGAGATGGGGCATATCCAGCTCAGCCGCGAAGCGGATGTCGTCCTGGTCTGCCCGGCGACCGCCGATCTGCTCGCCAGAATGGCCGCAGGCATCGCCGACGATCTCGCCACCACCCTGCTCCTTGCCACCGACAAGCCGGTGATTGCGGTGCCGGCGATGAACGTGCGCATGTGGCTCCACGAAGCCACGCGGCGCAACGTCGCGCAATTGCGTGCGGATGGACTGACGGTGATCGAACCTGACGAAGGCGCGATGGCGTGCGGCGAATATGGGCCGGGCCGGCTTCCGGAGCCGGACGCGATCGTCACGGCGCTCAGCGACCATTTCGCCGCGCGCGCACCGGCGCCGCTGCGCGGAAGGCACGTCCTGGTCACCGCCGGCCCCACCCACGAGCCGATCGATCCGGTGCGGGTGATCGCCAACCGCTCATCGGGGAAGCAAGGCTTTGCGATCGCCGATGCGCTTGCCCGGCTCGGGGCGCGGGTGACCCTCGTTGCTGGGCCGGTCGCGTTGCCGACCCCGGCCGGCATCGACCGGATCGATGTCGAGACCGCAGCACAGATGGCGGCTGCCGTCGACGAGGCGCTGCCGGCCGACGCCGCGGTGCTGGTCGCCGCCGTCGCCGACTGGCGGGTCGAAGCCGCGGACAGGAAGCTCAAGAAGGGCGACGGCCCGCCGCAACTGCACTGGGTGGAAAATCCAGACATCCTGGCGGGGCTGGCGGCAGGCAGAAGCCGCCCTCCCCTGCTGATCGGATTTGCAGCAGAGACGAATGACGTTGTCGAAGCTGCGATCGCCAAGAGGCAGCGCAAGGGCTGCGACTGGATCGTCGCAAACGACGTTTCCGGCACCGTCATGGGCGGCGAGCGCAACCAAATCCACCTCGTCACCGCCGAAGGCGTCGAGCATTGGGACGAAGCGCCGAAGGCGGCGGTTGCGGCGCGGCTGGCGCAGCGTATTGCGGAGCAACTCACCGGAAAGACTGCGTTGCGCTAG
- a CDS encoding polysaccharide pyruvyl transferase family protein — protein sequence MPIVNVDVEKAAHGRQIGIVGTFDVENYGDLLFPLIAEKALHQRDESLNLIPFSLNSRSAADWPYDVQPIARLPERIPDLRALLIGGGQLVRFDDAYPVPVPPGSRVPLDYWLLPALAGAIGGKPVFWNGIGAWTDSPRAAGLDHIVQEAFAASRLVGLRDEASLRHLARIAPDAATRFVPDTAFGLSRLWPLGEESTDYRAWRQALGLAGRYAVVQANAAMPLHAEAIQRQLRLMDIPAAVILPVCWCHGDRADHAPRLETRILRSYAWLHPHLIREIIARSEILFGSSLHASITAISYGVPLVRGVQYSERKFEQLRLFEGVADIEEPAAMQRLAHGRRGVEALAQDYADRLDRYWDEVAAAALGDSKERDEAARLRTLALFAQLCADRQRGTAASRLQTRATEPIMFLKRRRAHWRNNLLLLNDRLKQTVGGAFGRGTRDPAKEGGAAEWSPSTARDGGGAILDIAAIETAAIATQPYRWAHIENLFAPEDARTLAEAFPSDSFRRVAGNDGEKSYQYLSRSLVHMGASEITRPERLHPAWRALLGDLLSRRYREALSEATGLDLGKAPMEINAIHFGAGAWLGPHVDLKDKIATHILYFNEDWDSADGGCLQVLRSRDDADREAEILPIVGGSALLVRSDDSWHSVSPVARGCRTSRKNINVIFHLPGSISTMWPPGEKHRLIDYAGS from the coding sequence ATGCCGATCGTGAACGTCGATGTAGAAAAGGCTGCGCATGGGCGACAGATTGGCATTGTCGGCACGTTCGACGTCGAGAATTACGGCGATCTGCTTTTCCCTCTGATCGCCGAAAAAGCTCTCCACCAGCGGGACGAGAGCCTTAACCTTATACCCTTCTCGCTGAATTCGCGAAGTGCCGCCGACTGGCCTTATGATGTGCAGCCGATCGCGCGATTGCCGGAGCGCATTCCCGATCTGCGGGCGCTGTTGATCGGCGGAGGGCAGCTCGTGCGGTTCGACGATGCCTATCCGGTTCCGGTCCCGCCCGGGAGCCGCGTACCGCTGGATTACTGGCTGCTTCCGGCGCTTGCCGGTGCAATCGGCGGCAAGCCGGTCTTCTGGAACGGCATCGGCGCATGGACCGATTCCCCGCGGGCCGCCGGGCTCGACCACATCGTTCAGGAGGCGTTCGCCGCCAGCCGCCTGGTCGGCCTGCGCGACGAAGCCTCGCTTCGGCATCTCGCGCGGATCGCTCCCGATGCTGCCACCAGGTTCGTCCCCGACACTGCCTTCGGCCTCTCCCGTTTGTGGCCGCTCGGCGAGGAAAGCACCGACTATCGCGCGTGGCGGCAGGCGCTCGGGCTCGCAGGCCGCTATGCCGTCGTCCAGGCGAATGCAGCCATGCCGCTTCATGCCGAGGCGATTCAGCGCCAGTTGCGGTTGATGGACATTCCGGCGGCAGTGATCCTGCCGGTCTGCTGGTGTCATGGCGACCGTGCCGACCACGCACCGCGGCTGGAAACGAGGATTCTGCGCAGCTATGCCTGGCTGCATCCGCATCTCATCCGGGAGATCATCGCGCGCTCGGAGATCCTCTTCGGGTCAAGCCTTCACGCCTCGATCACCGCAATCAGCTATGGCGTGCCTCTCGTCCGCGGGGTGCAATATAGCGAACGCAAGTTCGAGCAGTTGCGTCTGTTCGAGGGCGTCGCCGACATCGAGGAGCCTGCCGCGATGCAACGTCTGGCGCACGGCCGCCGCGGCGTCGAAGCGTTGGCGCAGGATTATGCGGACCGGCTGGATCGTTACTGGGACGAAGTTGCCGCCGCCGCGCTTGGCGACTCGAAGGAGCGCGACGAAGCGGCAAGGCTTCGCACCCTCGCCCTCTTCGCGCAATTGTGCGCCGACCGCCAGCGGGGCACCGCCGCGTCACGCCTGCAAACCAGAGCCACGGAGCCGATCATGTTCTTGAAGCGCCGGCGCGCCCATTGGCGCAACAACCTGCTCTTGCTCAACGACCGGCTGAAGCAGACAGTCGGCGGTGCATTCGGTCGGGGCACGCGCGATCCAGCCAAGGAAGGCGGCGCCGCCGAGTGGTCGCCATCCACGGCGCGTGACGGGGGCGGCGCGATCCTCGACATCGCCGCGATCGAGACTGCGGCGATCGCCACCCAACCCTATCGGTGGGCGCACATCGAAAACCTGTTCGCACCCGAAGACGCGCGAACGCTCGCGGAGGCGTTCCCAAGCGACAGCTTTCGCAGGGTCGCCGGCAATGACGGCGAGAAGAGCTACCAATATCTGTCGCGATCCCTGGTTCACATGGGCGCCTCCGAAATCACCCGTCCCGAGCGCCTGCACCCGGCATGGCGGGCGCTGCTCGGCGATCTGCTCTCCAGGCGCTACCGCGAGGCGCTCTCCGAGGCGACCGGCCTCGACCTCGGGAAGGCGCCGATGGAGATCAACGCGATCCATTTCGGCGCCGGCGCCTGGCTTGGCCCGCATGTCGACCTCAAGGACAAGATCGCGACCCACATCCTTTACTTCAACGAGGATTGGGATTCCGCCGACGGCGGCTGCCTGCAAGTCTTGCGCTCGCGCGACGATGCCGATCGGGAGGCCGAGATCCTGCCGATCGTCGGCGGTTCCGCCCTGCTCGTCCGATCGGACGATTCCTGGCATTCGGTATCGCCGGTGGCGCGCGGCTGCCGCACGTCGCGCAAGAACATCAACGTCATCTTCCACCTGCCGGGTTCGATCAGCACGATGTGGCCGCCCGGCGAGAAGCACCGCCTGATCGATTATGCCGGCAGCTGA
- the dut gene encoding dUTP diphosphatase, producing the protein MIEIEIQRLQHGADLPLPGYASEGAAGMDVVAAESLTLIPGARHAVATGFAVAIPPGYEIQVRPRSGLALKHGITCLNTPGTIDSDYRGEVKVILANLGDAPFEIARGDRIAQLVPAPVLRASFAEVEALGATARGAGGFGSTGR; encoded by the coding sequence ATGATCGAGATTGAAATCCAGCGACTTCAGCATGGAGCCGACCTTCCCCTGCCCGGTTACGCCAGCGAAGGCGCGGCCGGAATGGACGTGGTCGCGGCGGAGAGCCTGACCCTCATACCGGGCGCCCGCCATGCGGTGGCGACCGGATTCGCGGTCGCCATCCCGCCGGGATACGAGATCCAGGTCCGGCCACGGTCGGGACTTGCGCTGAAGCACGGCATCACCTGCCTCAACACGCCGGGCACGATCGACAGCGACTATCGCGGCGAAGTGAAGGTGATCCTCGCCAATCTTGGGGACGCGCCGTTCGAGATCGCCCGCGGTGATCGCATCGCGCAGCTGGTCCCTGCGCCCGTCCTGCGCGCGTCGTTCGCCGAGGTCGAGGCGCTCGGGGCCACCGCCCGCGGCGCCGGCGGGTTCGGCTCGACCGGCCGGTGA